Proteins encoded by one window of Verrucomicrobiota bacterium:
- a CDS encoding rhomboid family intramembrane serine protease gives MREPKWSPTWNANTILMVALIAIFVLQAFVTFHFKAGNFFNRYLALNSLVFKAGFVWQLVTYQFLHSGLMHVLFNVLGLYFFGRVVEERLGTRHFLVLYFSAGILGGLLQALLGLLLPQYFGNPVVGASAGVCGILAAFCLIEPHATILLFFILPIPARFLLWFSLFIAAFFTLIPMEPGIAHAAHLGGLLVGMAYLHFDWYESEFAFLARIRDWFLLRNPSRSKITVVNFGGKQKPSPQAVTEDFISRDVDPILDKISRHGIQSLTEEERKILDAARQRMGK, from the coding sequence ATGCGGGAACCAAAGTGGTCCCCGACCTGGAACGCCAATACCATCTTAATGGTGGCGTTGATCGCCATTTTTGTACTTCAAGCCTTTGTTACATTCCACTTCAAGGCGGGGAATTTTTTCAACCGGTACCTGGCATTAAATAGTCTGGTTTTCAAGGCCGGTTTTGTGTGGCAACTGGTCACCTACCAATTTTTGCACAGCGGGCTGATGCACGTGCTGTTCAATGTGCTGGGGTTGTATTTCTTTGGACGCGTGGTGGAAGAGCGATTGGGCACTCGCCATTTCCTAGTGCTGTATTTCAGCGCCGGAATTCTAGGCGGTTTGCTGCAAGCCTTGCTGGGACTCTTATTGCCTCAATATTTCGGCAACCCGGTCGTGGGAGCCTCCGCCGGAGTCTGCGGCATTTTGGCGGCGTTTTGCCTTATTGAACCTCATGCAACTATTCTGCTGTTTTTCATCCTGCCGATTCCGGCGCGCTTTCTCCTGTGGTTCTCGCTCTTTATCGCCGCGTTTTTTACCCTGATCCCGATGGAACCTGGCATTGCCCACGCCGCGCATCTTGGCGGCCTGCTGGTCGGCATGGCATATTTGCACTTCGATTGGTACGAAAGTGAATTCGCGTTCCTGGCCCGCATCCGCGATTGGTTCCTCTTGCGCAATCCCTCGCGATCCAAAATCACGGTGGTCAATTTCGGTGGGAAGCAGAAACCTTCACCCCAAGCGGTAACCGAAGATTTTATCAGCCGAGACGTGGACCCCATCCTGGACAAAATTTCCCGGCATGGCATCCAGAGCCTGACCGAAGAAGAGCGTAAAATCCTGGATGCCGCGCGGCAGCGGATGGGAAAGTAA